In Apium graveolens cultivar Ventura chromosome 10, ASM990537v1, whole genome shotgun sequence, the following are encoded in one genomic region:
- the LOC141689284 gene encoding sodium transporter HKT1-like codes for MKTTIVNTSMKNIKPFFENLCMKLSHLLHSCRSLLSSFHNNLVLQFFLSLPSFCIHLAYFIFFSIIGFFLLKVSSSSSSRLDDLDLFFTSVSAVSVSSMSTVEMEVFSDFQLVVLTILMLVGGEVFISLLKLQFSNSMFSKNHLVYGNSSLSNHSPSNPKNITDFNQIELGLVQINDHSCKHELTSKSEEEESNYVNKSFKYLSYAVATHFLAAHVLGSFLISFYINSVQSAKQILENKGIKVTTFSVFTAVSSFSNCGFIPTNENMMVFKKHTGLLLITLPQCLVGNTLYPACLLIVIYILKTCTKKPEFGYILSNYNKLGYCHLMSKKKCCYLATTVLGCILIQLVIFVSMEWNNPGAMEGLNSYEKLVASLFQVTNARHTGESVFDLSTISPAVLVVFIIMMYLSPYTTFIPDGEKEGPDFDDNKTLATRKTTWVEYLRFSEPVYLTMFIVVICISERNSLKDDPLNFSVLNIIMEVISAYGNVGFSMGYSCERRIKSDGQCKDAYIGFVGRWSHTGKWILIIVMLFGRLKYFHKGGGKAWKLL; via the exons ATGAAGACCACCATTGTTAACACTAGTATGAAGAATATAAAGCCTTTTTTTGAGAATTTATGCATGAAGTTGTCACATTTACTCCACTCTTGCAGATCTTTGTTATCATCTTTCCATAATAATCTCGTCCTTCAATTTTTTCTCTCTCTTCCATCTTTCTGTATTCATCTTGCTTACTTCATTTTCTTCTCCATTATCGGCTTCTTTCTTTTAAAGGTCTCGTCTTCCTCGAGCTCAAGGCTTGATGACTTAGATTTGTTCTTTACGTCTGTCTCTGCTGTCTCTGTTTCAAGCATGTCCACTGTTGAAATGGAGGTTTTCTCAGATTTTCAGCTTGTAGTTTTGACTATTTTGATGCTTGTAGGTGGAGAAGTTTTCATTTCCCTTCTTAAACTTCAATTCTCCAATTCTATGTTTTCGAAAAACCATTTAGTATATGGTAACTCATCACTGTCAAACCATAGTCCTTCAAACCCAAAAAACATCACTGATTTTAATCAAATTGAGCTTGGCTTGGTACAAATAAATGATCACAGTTGCAAACATGAACTAACAAGTAAATCCGAAGAAGAGGAATCAAATTATGTTAATAAATCTTTCAAATATCTGAGTTATGCTGTTGCAACTCATTTTTTAGCAGCACATGTGCTAGGTTCCTTTCTGATAAGTTTCTACATAAATTCTGTCCAAAGTGCAAAACAGATTCTTGAGAACAAAGGGATTAAGGTAACTACATTTTCAGTTTTTACCGCAGTTTCCTCTTTTTCGAACTGTGGTTTCATTCCAACAAACGAGAACATGATGGTTTTCAAGAAACATACAGGTCTTCTCCTCATTACCCTACCTCAGTGTCTTGTGGGAAACACTCTATATCCCGCATGTCTACTCATTGTCATCTATATTTTGAAGACTTGCACTAAAAAGCCAGAGTTTGGTTACATATTGAGTAACTACAACAAATTGGGTTACTGTCATTTAATGTCTAAGAAGAAATGTTGCTATTTGGCTACAACAGTTCTCGGATGCATATTGATTCAGCTGGTGATCTTTGTGTCCATGGAATGGAATAATCCCGGAGCCATGGAAGGTCTGAATTCTTACGAGAAACTAGTTGCATCGTTGTTTCAAGTTACGAATGCACGACACACTGGTGAATCCGTGTTTGATCTGTCAACCATCTCTCCAGCTGTCCTCGTGGTATTTATCATAATGAT GTATCTTTCACCATATACAACATTTATACCAGATGGTGAAAAGGAAGGTCCTGATTTTGATGACAATAAAACATTGGCAACAAGGAAGACGACTTGGGTAGAATATCTCCGGTTCTCGGAGCCAGTCTATCTAACAATGTTCATAGTTGTCATTTGTATATCCGAGAGAAATAGTCTAAAGGACGATCCCCTTAATTTCAGTGTGCTCAACATAATCATGgaagtaatcag TGCATACGGGAACGTGGGATTCTCCATGGGATATAGTTGCGAAAGACGGATAAAATCAGATGGGCAATGCAAAGACGCATATATCGGATTCGTTGGAAGATGGTCTCATACTGGGAAATGGATTCTTATTATAGTTATGCTCTTCGGAAGATTAAAGTACTTTCATAAGGGAGGTGGCAAAGCTTGGAAACTCTTATAG